A single genomic interval of Bacillota bacterium harbors:
- a CDS encoding cytidine deaminase codes for MKTRIDQLNEADRRLFETAAEYRLRAYAPYSGYLVGAAVRTPEGRVYGGCNVENSAYGPTNCAERTAVFKAVSEGDRAFSAVAVAGGGAKLPFPCGVCRQVMAEFARPDLRVVTGNADTGEAAVITLGELLPFSFSLEREGK; via the coding sequence GTGAAGACCCGGATCGACCAGCTTAACGAAGCCGACCGCCGGCTCTTCGAAACGGCCGCCGAGTATCGCCTCCGCGCCTATGCCCCGTATTCCGGCTATCTCGTCGGGGCGGCCGTCCGCACCCCGGAGGGGCGGGTCTACGGCGGCTGCAACGTCGAGAACTCGGCCTACGGCCCGACCAACTGCGCCGAGCGGACGGCCGTCTTCAAGGCCGTCTCCGAGGGTGACCGTGCCTTCTCCGCCGTCGCCGTCGCCGGCGGTGGGGCCAAGCTCCCCTTCCCCTGCGGGGTTTGCCGGCAGGTGATGGCCGAGTTTGCTCGGCCGGACCTCCGGGTGGTCACGGGCAACGCCGACACGGGGGAGGCAGCCGTGATCACCCTCGGTGAACTCCTGCCCTTCTCGTTCTCCTTGGAGAGGGAGGGGAAATGA
- a CDS encoding DUF3048 domain-containing protein, whose translation MAHSPKRFVWFLIAVFAVSASLGGVAACRFWAARKTPEAPTPEPPKKFYSPLTGLETTEESTKRRLVAVMVDNHPDARPESGLDQAGLVYEVLAEGGITRYFAVFLDQAPAEIGPVRSARDYFLDLVMELDAIYVHCGQSPQAELEIPKFHINDVNLEFNVPTRFSWRAGDRKSPNNLYTSYERIMAAAAEKQYRTTIEGAPRELFKRDAALAPTGSPATEMTIPYPAGYEGYVVSWKYDPATGLYSRFIKGQPLVDKPTQKQLTTPNVIIQYVKSEAIPKDPKLRINVYLVGEGRAQVFVKGVAIEAKWKKTAREAPTVFTDAQGNPLVLVPGSTWIEVIPPETKVEFK comes from the coding sequence ATGGCTCACTCGCCGAAGCGCTTCGTCTGGTTCCTCATCGCCGTCTTCGCCGTCTCAGCCTCCCTCGGCGGGGTGGCCGCCTGTCGTTTCTGGGCGGCCCGCAAGACGCCCGAAGCGCCAACGCCCGAGCCCCCCAAGAAGTTCTACTCCCCGCTGACCGGCCTCGAAACCACCGAGGAGTCGACCAAGCGTCGCTTGGTGGCGGTGATGGTCGACAATCACCCCGACGCCCGCCCGGAGTCCGGCCTGGATCAGGCCGGCCTGGTCTACGAGGTCCTGGCGGAAGGCGGCATCACCCGCTACTTCGCCGTCTTCCTCGACCAGGCACCGGCCGAAATCGGACCGGTCCGCAGCGCCCGCGACTACTTCCTCGACCTGGTCATGGAGCTCGACGCGATCTACGTCCACTGCGGCCAGAGCCCGCAGGCCGAGCTGGAGATCCCGAAGTTCCACATCAACGACGTCAACCTCGAGTTCAACGTCCCAACCCGCTTCTCGTGGCGGGCCGGCGACCGGAAGAGCCCGAACAACCTGTATACCAGCTACGAGCGGATCATGGCGGCGGCCGCCGAGAAGCAATACCGGACGACCATCGAAGGAGCGCCGCGCGAGCTGTTCAAGCGCGACGCCGCCCTGGCCCCGACCGGCTCGCCGGCGACCGAAATGACCATTCCCTACCCGGCCGGCTACGAGGGATACGTCGTCTCCTGGAAGTACGACCCGGCCACCGGCCTCTACTCCAGGTTCATCAAGGGACAGCCGCTGGTGGATAAGCCGACCCAGAAGCAGCTGACCACGCCCAACGTGATCATCCAGTACGTCAAGTCCGAGGCCATCCCCAAAGACCCCAAGCTGAGGATCAACGTCTATCTGGTCGGCGAGGGCCGGGCCCAGGTCTTCGTCAAGGGGGTGGCCATCGAGGCCAAGTGGAAGAAGACCGCCCGGGAAGCCCCGACCGTCTTCACCGATGCGCAGGGCAACCCGCTCGTCCTCGTGCCCGGCTCGACCTGGATCGAAGTCATCCCCCCCGAAACGAAGGTGGAGTTCAAGTGA
- a CDS encoding DUF502 domain-containing protein, with translation MWKRIRAWLITGIIVLLPVYGTIYVLRVVFNFLNGLTEGLVQNIRLFGFPIPGLGFVLTIAVVILAGFLTNIWIGRQLLKGIELMVQRTPLVRTVYGTIKQIVDAFAKPNQSAFKRVVMIEWPRKGIYTLAFVTGESPRSVNEKSGEKMVNVFVATTPNPTSGFLMLVPETQVVQTSLSVEDGMKMVISGGVINPEKGNARG, from the coding sequence ATGTGGAAGAGAATCCGCGCTTGGCTCATCACCGGGATCATCGTCCTGTTGCCGGTTTACGGGACCATCTATGTCCTTCGGGTGGTCTTCAACTTCCTCAACGGCCTCACCGAAGGCCTGGTCCAGAACATCCGTCTGTTCGGCTTCCCCATCCCCGGACTCGGGTTCGTTCTGACCATTGCCGTCGTCATCCTGGCCGGCTTCCTTACCAACATCTGGATCGGGCGCCAACTCCTCAAGGGCATCGAGCTGATGGTCCAACGCACCCCTCTGGTGAGGACCGTCTATGGGACCATCAAGCAGATCGTCGACGCCTTCGCCAAGCCCAATCAGTCGGCCTTCAAACGGGTGGTCATGATCGAATGGCCACGCAAAGGGATCTACACCCTGGCTTTCGTCACCGGTGAGTCGCCTCGGTCGGTCAACGAGAAGAGCGGCGAGAAGATGGTCAACGTTTTCGTCGCCACCACCCCCAACCCGACCTCCGGTTTCCTCATGCTGGTCCCGGAGACGCAGGTCGTCCAAACCAGCCTTAGTGTCGAGGACGGGATGAAGATGGTCATCTCCGGCGGGGTGATCAACCCCGAAAAGGGCAACGCCCGCGGCTGA
- the era gene encoding GTPase Era — protein sequence MGEDSRPTPLIPDQPEGFRSGFVALIGRPNVGKSTLLNHMAGQKLAIVSDKPQTTRNKILGIISGPEYQVIFLDTPGIHKPRHKLGEYMVNLAQRTLAEVDLIVHVVEAQAPLGPGDVLIARKIIEAKTPALLAVNKIDLLHQGELAGATDRYAGLGSYKSVVPISATEGTNLDVLLRAIIDHLEEGPRYYPEDVVTDQPERAIVAELVREQILRLTREEVPHSVALAVEEMSSRPNNMVYIKAIIFVERDSQKGIIIGEGGRMLKEIGQQARQEVESLLGSPVYLDLWVKVNRDWRNSPEVLRMLGYYDQK from the coding sequence TTGGGCGAAGATAGCCGGCCCACGCCGCTGATCCCCGACCAGCCGGAGGGATTCCGCTCGGGCTTCGTCGCCCTCATCGGCCGCCCCAACGTCGGCAAGTCGACCCTCCTCAACCACATGGCCGGCCAGAAGCTGGCCATCGTCTCCGACAAGCCGCAGACGACCCGGAACAAGATCCTCGGGATCATCAGCGGCCCGGAGTATCAGGTCATCTTCCTGGACACTCCGGGCATCCACAAGCCGCGGCACAAGCTCGGCGAGTACATGGTCAACCTGGCCCAGCGAACCCTGGCCGAGGTCGACCTGATCGTCCACGTCGTCGAGGCGCAAGCCCCCCTGGGGCCCGGCGACGTCCTCATCGCCCGCAAGATCATCGAGGCCAAGACCCCGGCCCTCCTGGCGGTCAACAAGATCGACCTGCTCCACCAGGGCGAGCTGGCCGGGGCCACCGACCGTTACGCCGGACTGGGCTCGTACAAGTCGGTCGTCCCGATCTCGGCCACTGAAGGCACGAACCTGGACGTCCTCCTGCGGGCGATCATCGACCACCTCGAGGAGGGCCCCAGGTACTACCCCGAAGATGTCGTCACCGACCAGCCGGAGCGGGCCATCGTCGCCGAACTGGTGCGGGAACAGATTCTCCGACTCACCCGCGAGGAAGTCCCCCATTCGGTGGCCCTGGCCGTGGAGGAGATGTCGTCCCGCCCGAACAACATGGTCTACATCAAGGCCATCATCTTCGTCGAGCGGGATTCCCAGAAGGGGATCATCATCGGCGAAGGCGGGCGGATGCTGAAGGAGATCGGCCAGCAGGCCCGGCAGGAGGTGGAGAGCCTCCTGGGGTCGCCGGTCTACCTGGACCTGTGGGTCAAGGTCAACCGCGATTGGCGGAACAGCCCGGAGGTCTTGCGGATGTTGGGGTACTACGATCAGAAGTGA